Proteins from one Thioflavicoccus mobilis 8321 genomic window:
- the accD gene encoding acetyl-CoA carboxylase, carboxyltransferase subunit beta yields the protein MNWFDKLIPSRIRTEVVSKRAVPEGVWAKCDGCNAILYRAELERSLEVCPKCGHHHRLSARRRLESFLDPEPREEIAPDIESVDPLKFKDLKKYRDRLAAAQKATSEKEAIVVMRGALKGESLVAAAFEFSFMGGSMGSVVGERFVRGVNAALELGSPLVCFAASGGARMQESLFSLMQMAKTSAALGRLREARLPFISVMTDPTMGGVSASLAMLGDVNVAEPNALIGFAGPRVIEQTVREKLPEGFQRSEFLLDHGALDQIVDRRAMRDALADLLAILTHRPRPIWPVIEPVAASPEAEPEPQPESAPEPEASAATIEPAPESEVAGDSASGERA from the coding sequence ATGAACTGGTTCGACAAGCTGATTCCGAGCCGCATCCGCACCGAGGTCGTCAGCAAGCGGGCGGTGCCCGAGGGCGTCTGGGCCAAGTGCGATGGCTGCAACGCGATCCTCTATCGCGCCGAATTGGAACGCAGTCTAGAGGTCTGCCCAAAGTGCGGCCATCACCACCGACTCTCGGCGCGGCGCCGCCTCGAGAGCTTTCTCGACCCCGAGCCGCGCGAGGAGATCGCCCCGGACATCGAGTCGGTGGACCCGCTCAAGTTCAAGGACCTCAAGAAGTATCGCGACCGTCTCGCCGCCGCCCAGAAGGCGACGAGCGAGAAAGAGGCGATCGTCGTGATGCGCGGTGCGCTCAAGGGGGAGTCGCTGGTCGCAGCCGCCTTCGAGTTCTCCTTCATGGGCGGCTCGATGGGCTCGGTCGTCGGCGAGCGCTTCGTACGTGGCGTCAACGCGGCCCTGGAGCTGGGCTCGCCGCTTGTCTGCTTTGCCGCGAGTGGTGGCGCGCGGATGCAGGAATCGCTCTTCTCGCTGATGCAGATGGCCAAGACGAGCGCTGCCCTCGGGCGTCTGCGCGAGGCGCGGCTGCCGTTCATTTCAGTGATGACGGACCCGACGATGGGTGGCGTCTCGGCCAGCCTGGCGATGCTCGGCGACGTCAATGTCGCCGAACCGAATGCCCTGATCGGCTTCGCCGGGCCGCGCGTCATCGAGCAGACGGTGCGCGAAAAGCTGCCGGAGGGCTTTCAACGCAGCGAGTTCCTGCTCGACCATGGGGCGCTCGATCAGATCGTCGATCGCCGTGCGATGCGCGATGCGCTCGCCGATCTGCTGGCGATCCTGACGCACCGTCCGCGGCCGATCTGGCCGGTCATCGAACCGGTGGCGGCATCACCCGAGGCTGAGCCCGAACCGCAGCCGGAATCGGCGCCCGAGCCCGAGGCCTCGGCGGCTACGATCGAGCCGGCGCCGGAGTCCGAGGTGGCAGGCGACTCTGCCTCCGGCGAGCGCGCCTGA
- the trpA gene encoding tryptophan synthase subunit alpha, with the protein MSRIAQRFADLAGQGRTALVPFVTAGDPTPEVTVPLMHALVAAGADLIELGVPFSDPVADGPVIQRATERALAQGVSLHRVLEMVRRFRDEDSRTPVVLMGYLNPIEVMGYAEFAAAAQAAGVDGVLVVDVPPEEGHELVAALRGEGLDLVYLVAPTSGEARIAKIAAVASGFVYYVSVKGVTGAGHLDVAGVGDKLAQIRQHTDLPVGVGFGIKDAETAARVAGVADAVIVGSALVGLIEAHAAEPETVPATLGDFLRGLREAIDAVARP; encoded by the coding sequence ATGAGCCGCATCGCACAACGCTTCGCCGACCTGGCCGGGCAGGGCCGCACCGCGCTCGTCCCCTTCGTCACCGCCGGGGATCCGACGCCCGAGGTCACGGTGCCGCTGATGCACGCGCTGGTCGCCGCCGGGGCTGACTTGATCGAACTCGGCGTGCCCTTCTCCGACCCGGTCGCCGACGGTCCGGTGATCCAGCGGGCCACCGAGCGTGCGCTGGCCCAAGGCGTCTCGTTGCACCGGGTCCTGGAGATGGTGCGTCGCTTTCGCGACGAGGATTCAAGGACACCAGTCGTTCTGATGGGCTATCTGAACCCGATCGAGGTCATGGGCTACGCCGAGTTCGCCGCCGCGGCACAGGCTGCCGGGGTCGATGGCGTCCTGGTCGTCGACGTGCCGCCGGAAGAGGGTCATGAGCTGGTCGCGGCGCTGCGCGGCGAAGGGCTCGACCTCGTCTATCTGGTGGCGCCGACCTCCGGTGAGGCGCGCATCGCCAAGATCGCCGCCGTCGCCTCCGGCTTCGTCTACTACGTCTCGGTCAAGGGCGTGACCGGGGCCGGCCATCTGGACGTCGCCGGGGTCGGCGATAAGCTCGCCCAGATCCGCCAGCACACGGACCTGCCGGTCGGTGTCGGCTTCGGCATCAAGGATGCCGAGACGGCGGCGCGGGTGGCCGGCGTCGCCGATGCCGTCATCGTCGGCAGCGCGCTCGTCGGTCTGATCGAGGCACACGCCGCCGAGCCGGAGACTGTTCCGGCGACGCTCGGTGATTTCCTCCGCGGCCTGCGCGAGGCGATCGACGCCGTTGCGCGGCCCTGA
- the trpB gene encoding tryptophan synthase subunit beta, which translates to MSPDRRRQWPDASGHFGPYGGLFVPETLMLPLEELREAYERYLADPDFLAELDADLRDYVGRPSPIYHAERWSRELGGAQIFLKREDLNHTGAHKVNNTIGQALLAKRMAKTRIIAETGAGQHGVATATVAARLGLECVVYMGEVDVARQEANVYRMRLLGAEVVPVRSGSRTLKDALNEAMRDWVTNVDDTFYIIGTVAGPHPYPAMVRDFQAVIGREARAQMLERTGRLPDALVACVGGGSNAIGLFHPFLDDESVAIYGIEAAGEGLETGRHAAPLCAGRPGVLHGNRTYLMEDADGQIIETHSISAGLDYPGVGPEHAWLKDSGRAQYRAITDREALTAFHTLTRTEGIIPALESSHALAFAAKLAPTMGRDQNILINLSGRGDKDMHTVAALDGIEL; encoded by the coding sequence ATGAGTCCCGATAGACGACGGCAATGGCCGGATGCCAGCGGCCACTTCGGCCCCTATGGCGGGCTCTTCGTGCCCGAGACCCTGATGCTGCCACTCGAGGAGCTGCGCGAGGCCTACGAGCGGTATCTCGCCGACCCCGACTTTCTCGCCGAGCTGGATGCCGATCTGCGCGACTACGTCGGGCGCCCGTCGCCGATCTATCACGCCGAGCGCTGGAGCCGCGAGCTCGGCGGCGCCCAGATCTTCCTCAAGCGCGAAGACCTCAATCACACCGGCGCCCACAAGGTCAACAACACGATCGGCCAGGCGCTGCTCGCCAAGCGGATGGCCAAGACCCGGATCATCGCCGAGACCGGCGCCGGCCAGCACGGGGTCGCGACGGCGACTGTCGCCGCGCGGCTCGGGCTCGAGTGCGTCGTTTACATGGGCGAGGTCGATGTCGCCCGCCAGGAGGCCAACGTCTATCGGATGCGTCTGCTCGGCGCCGAGGTCGTGCCGGTCCGCTCCGGTTCGCGCACCCTGAAGGACGCCCTCAACGAGGCGATGCGCGACTGGGTCACCAACGTCGACGACACCTTCTACATCATTGGCACCGTTGCCGGACCGCATCCCTATCCGGCGATGGTCCGCGACTTCCAGGCCGTGATCGGCCGCGAGGCCCGTGCCCAGATGCTCGAGCGCACCGGCCGGTTGCCAGATGCCCTGGTCGCCTGCGTCGGCGGTGGCTCGAACGCGATCGGCCTCTTCCATCCGTTCCTCGACGACGAATCGGTCGCGATCTACGGTATCGAGGCGGCCGGCGAGGGGCTGGAGACAGGCCGTCATGCCGCGCCCCTCTGTGCCGGGCGCCCCGGCGTGTTGCACGGCAACCGGACCTATTTGATGGAAGACGCCGACGGCCAGATCATCGAGACCCATTCGATCTCGGCCGGCCTCGACTACCCGGGCGTCGGCCCCGAGCACGCCTGGCTCAAGGACAGCGGCCGCGCCCAATACCGGGCGATCACCGACCGCGAGGCCCTCACGGCCTTCCATACCCTGACCCGCACCGAGGGGATCATCCCGGCCCTGGAGTCGAGTCACGCGTTGGCCTTCGCCGCCAAGCTGGCCCCGACCATGGGCCGCGACCAGAACATCCTGATCAACCTCTCCGGGCGCGGCGACAAGGACATGCACACGGTCGCCGCCCTCGACGGAATCGAGCTATGA
- a CDS encoding phosphoribosylanthranilate isomerase — translation MTQPLSWRRTRVKLCGLTRPGDAQAAAALGADAIGLVFYRRSPRAVTIEQARAVIEGLPPFVTKVGLFVDEEPEVVRRVLGEVTLDLLQFHGSERADYCRGFARPWIKAVAMRPGLDLDQVAATYSEAAGLLLDAFDPGVPGGTGQRFDWDRIPTELAPQIVLAGGLTPANVAEAIRRVRPYAVDVSGGIEAAKGRKDEAKMAAFMQGVRDGDESR, via the coding sequence ATGACGCAACCCTTATCCTGGCGGCGAACCCGGGTTAAACTGTGCGGTCTGACACGTCCCGGCGATGCCCAAGCGGCGGCGGCCCTCGGGGCCGACGCGATCGGTCTCGTCTTCTATCGCCGCAGCCCGCGGGCGGTCACGATCGAGCAGGCCCGGGCCGTGATCGAGGGCCTGCCGCCCTTCGTGACCAAGGTCGGCCTGTTCGTCGACGAGGAGCCCGAGGTCGTGCGGCGGGTGCTCGGCGAGGTCACGCTCGATCTGCTTCAGTTCCACGGCAGCGAGCGCGCCGATTATTGCCGCGGCTTCGCCCGGCCCTGGATCAAGGCGGTGGCGATGCGCCCGGGTCTGGACCTGGATCAGGTCGCCGCGACGTATTCGGAGGCGGCGGGGCTGCTGCTCGACGCCTTCGATCCCGGAGTGCCCGGGGGTACCGGCCAACGGTTCGATTGGGACCGGATACCCACCGAGCTAGCGCCGCAGATCGTCCTGGCCGGCGGTCTGACACCGGCGAACGTCGCGGAGGCGATCCGGCGGGTACGGCCTTATGCCGTCGACGTCAGCGGCGGGATCGAGGCGGCCAAGGGCCGCAAAGACGAGGCTAAGATGGCGGCCTTCATGCAAGGGGTGAGAGATGGCGATGAGTCCCGATAG
- the truA gene encoding tRNA pseudouridine(38-40) synthase TruA — protein MGVEYDGTGFSGWQVQAQSVRTVQGCLEAAIGRVADRPVTIHCAGRTDAGVHALEQVIHFETAAERSMRAWVLGTNTNLPADVAVRWAVRVSEAFHARFSAIARHYRYLILTRATRSALERERAVWVHRPLDLAAMQRAAAALVGEHDFSSFRAIACQAKSPVRRVHYLELRQRGELIELHIGANGFLHHMVRNIAGVLLAIGRGEAPAAWTRELLALRDRTLGGVTAPPNGLYLARVDYPPEHALPQVADRERAAGQTGDTTEMPG, from the coding sequence ATGGGGGTCGAATACGACGGTACCGGCTTTTCCGGCTGGCAGGTCCAGGCGCAGTCGGTGCGCACCGTGCAAGGCTGTCTCGAGGCGGCGATCGGCCGTGTCGCCGATCGGCCGGTGACGATCCACTGCGCCGGGCGTACCGATGCCGGGGTCCATGCCTTGGAGCAGGTGATCCACTTCGAGACCGCTGCCGAGCGCTCGATGCGCGCCTGGGTGCTCGGCACCAACACCAACCTCCCTGCCGATGTCGCCGTGCGCTGGGCCGTCCGAGTGAGCGAGGCCTTTCACGCGCGCTTCAGTGCGATCGCCCGTCATTACCGCTACCTCATCTTGACGCGTGCGACGCGCTCGGCGCTGGAGCGCGAGCGGGCGGTCTGGGTCCACCGGCCGCTGGACCTGGCGGCGATGCAGCGGGCGGCCGCGGCTCTCGTCGGCGAGCATGATTTCTCGAGCTTCCGGGCGATCGCCTGTCAGGCCAAGAGTCCGGTGCGGCGTGTCCACTATCTGGAACTTCGCCAGCGCGGCGAGTTGATCGAGCTGCACATCGGTGCCAACGGCTTCCTGCACCACATGGTCCGCAACATCGCCGGCGTCCTGCTCGCCATCGGCCGTGGCGAGGCGCCCGCGGCTTGGACGCGCGAATTGCTGGCCCTGCGTGACCGCACCCTCGGCGGTGTCACAGCGCCGCCCAATGGACTCTATCTCGCCCGTGTCGACTATCCACCTGAGCATGCGCTGCCGCAGGTCGCCGATCGCGAACGCGCAGCCGGTCAGACCGGCGACACCACGGAGATGCCTGGATGA